The Thunnus maccoyii chromosome 15, fThuMac1.1, whole genome shotgun sequence DNA segment GATTGATTTTGTCATCCCCTGACAGAGCCAAGTTAACTACTTCCCCCTTCTAAAGCTAAAGCAGctggctttagcttcatatttaccataaaaATGTAAGAATGGTATGCTATCTTAtataactcttggcaagaaagtgtatttcccaaTATGTCAAACTCTTCCTTCAAGTTTCTGAGACACAAAAATACTATCTGAacaattttctcatcttttgtttgtctgtctcacTCAAGCTCAATAGACAATAAGGCTGTGTTTTCACTCAGGTTGGTAAAAAAACATTCTCACTTCAATTTGGGCCCTTCAGCACAACCCACTAAGATCTCTTTTCAAGGTGAAACAGCTAAAACCGAGATGAAGGCTCAAAAAGCATCTACATGTTAAACAGCGATTAAAATTGCATAGATTTCACACTTTAaggcagaaaatattcaaatgcagCGCACTGTGATTGAAAGAACCTGTGATTGGAGTTGTTTGGCCCTCTCTTCTGCACACTCTCTGCAAGTGCCTAGACTTCCACTTCCTCTCACATTAACATGCTTCTATCATTAACCCCCATGCCCCACCTACTGCATAATAGCTAGAGCAGGATGCAGGGAGGAGAAAATAAGAATGtgtttcctttcttctttttttttttttttttttcttgtggagCATCTTGAATGAATGATTGATGTGAGGGGAGCAAGATCAGAAAGATATAATCACGGTCTAACGAACGCAGAGCCTTAAGAAATATATATACTGGAGGAATGCCATAAATTTATAAACACAccatatattaatatataagtAGTCCATTGAATATTCAAAAAGACGGAAATAACATAATCTATGCACCTCTGTGTGCAATGCATGCTTTGTATTCATTCTTTGTGTACAAGAAGAAGGTAATAAAAGCTTGCAAGTTAAAACCTAGACTCTCTATAGTCTGTTCATCTATACCTCACAAGTTTCCCCCTCCATAAATTATAGGAAACCAAGATTAAACACAGTCATGTTCATTGTCACTGGCTAAACAAATTGCCATTCTCTTTGAGTGACATATGTTTTGTGTGAAGATGTGCAACGGCGGAACGGGGAGATAACTTCATTTCCAAAGCTTTGAGCACAGATGAGGGAGAGACAGTTAGTCCGTGTTCAGTATATGAGCACCTTTCACGGGACAAATGGAATGTCAATCAAGCAGCGGTACACAGATGCCTTCTCCCCGGTGGGGCTGGAGATGCTTTCTGGTGATGCAGCTCTGTTGTTCCAGCCTTACTCTGGGTGCACTGGGAATATTTTGTCCTTTTACCCCCCCCACACATCCCCTCGCTCCATTTCAGATCCCCTGACTATTAAGAATTTCTTCTGCTCCCCAAGTTTGCTTCTTTAGGCTTTCCCTCCTCAGCACTTCCATTTCTTCATGTTGGTTCCGTTGCATGTAAAGGTTCATATTCAACTCTCCTTATTTCTTCTTCCACTCCATAACTTCTCATGGTTTTCCCATTTTGACTCTCTTCCATTTCCTCCAATTTAAGGGACAATACGAAAATAATTGGGATGGGGAGGGGGATGGAGTAGGTTTACTGTATACTTGATTTTATAAAAAAGCAAGACCTTTTCGAAAcattatcaatattttctttGGACCTTCTCcttgaattaaaaacaatacCTTCCTCTGCAATATCGCAAAATAAGATATTTATGTTTACAGAATGAGCTTTATGGCTACTTGATGGACTTGAGCGCCGCAATATTTTTCACCAAACCCAGACACAACTTAATTAAAAACTTATATAAATTAGATCAGATGATGCTACAGCCTGAAATGTATGAGATCATATTGCTTATGCTTGAGTCGCATGGCTGTGTCTGTTTCTTCCAGACAGCATCCAAAGAGCACGATAAGTCAAACAttctttgtgatgtaacaattTAATCTTGaataaatcattcatttgaataaaaaatgaatcaagaATATGTATGGGATGAGGTAAAAGTTAAAAGATCCTCCCCGGCTCTCccccaaaaataaacaaacaaacaaacaaaccccaaAATCTTCCCCCTCAGCTGATCCCATCCCTCCCCTAATAATTTGTGTGCAGTTCCTGactccttttctctctgtctcatgtCATTCTACCCCTTTCCTTCCCTAAAACTCTTTACTTCTGCTCTTTTTGCACAAATTTATCCAAAGATTTTTGATACCACAATCCCCTCTAACATTTTCTCCATCGCTTTTATACTTGCTCtagtcttcctcctctcctaCCTATAAAAAAACCAGAGGTGGGTTGAGAGGAAACGAGTCAAGTGTTTCCACTTCACCAGGACGGCTTAAGACTTTGTTATTAAAAACATGACAAGCCATTCAGTTGGTAAAGGTGCTTACTCAAGGGAATGCAGAAAGTGTTTATTCTTTGATTAATTTGCTTGGAGGAGACCTGAAATTTCCCCACTCATGAATATGTGGATGACAGGGAGATTTCTCCGTGGTGACAAGTTATCTAAACTACAGGGCAAAACGATTATGCTAATATCAGGTTGTAGTCATCAATCATCTTGTGTCAATGTGGTGTCAACGCATGACGTTCCTGATCCCCCCTCTGGCcatagcagtgtgtgtgttggcgtgtgtgtgtgtgtgtgtgtgtgtgtgtgtgtgtgtgtgtgtgtgtgtgtgtgtgtgtgtgtgtgtgtgtgtgtgtgtgtgtgtttgtttggaaaGGAGAATTGATCACATTCTCATTACGCCTGGGGACTGTTGGGGGGTTGCACTTGCGCTTGTGTGGAGCTGTTCTCCTGGATAAGAGCTGAAAGAAAACTGGGAGGGAATTAATTAGGtgagtttcttcttcttgatgtgAACACCGAGCTACGCGCTCAGAGTCCGGGCTGACGTCAGAGAGACGCGCCTTAAAACCAAAGAGCGCATCACGGAGAGATGCATGGTTTGATCACACACACTCGCTTTGGACTGTATGATAGCAAGGGCACTGTCAAGGCTGCAGTAGCTTAGTGAATGAAGAGAAACTGCAAGGGAGGAGCCAGGAAGTTACTTTAAAAGTCAGTTCATCGTGGTGCGTAAAATGAGAGTTGTGCGTAAATGTATGCGTGCCTCTAGTTGGATACGGTGGTAGATaatattcaaattttaaaagCTGGAAAGTTGGCTGGCGGACTAGCTCTGAGCTAGTGTCAGAGGGAAAAGTCTACCTTTGGCACGGATGCTGTTGGATGTCTGCGCTCCTGATTTTGCCTCTTTGATCTCATTTGAGCCATGGCTTACTCTCAGCTGGGATACTCCTACTCCACCACACCGCAGGTACGGTACATATGTTAAGCATGTTTTTCGTCATTTACCTTATTGAGTCATAACTGTCATTCAAGTGATTGAAAAGCTAAGTAAGGGGAATGGTATATAGACGTATGCACCCACATAATAGCCATTCACACGCCATTCGACTCttgatttatttacaaaatatgaCACCTAGAGTAGCATAGTTTCATTTCTTTTCCGtgcatgtttcattttttttcaataattaaCTGAAATTATAACGTCTCAAAGTCCTAGAAAGCAAGCGTGAACATTTAAGACAATAGAAAACTGTAAAGAgattattttacagtataaactaaaggttttttaagttttggattgaaaaaaaattaacaatttCTTTCTTAGTGAAGATTCTGTGggacaaattaaattaatctcaCAATTCTCTCCGAAGTTTCTGATGACCTCCAGCTCCTTGGCCGGTTGTCTGGAGCCGGGAACGACTCCGTCCCACCCGGCGCTGCGCTCACCGGGCCACCAACTCACCCCTGGTTCCAGCATCGGTGTCTACAGCGGCCCTTATCCAAAGAGCCAAGGTTACTACAACACCTGCACCAGCGACGCCACCGCTCTCTATTCCAGAGTGAGTTTCACATGCCATTTATAGTTTATTATCATTGTCCTTgtgcattcatttaaaaatgcgCAATTGCGCAGAAGTTGTTACTGACGTGCGAGGGAAGAAAGGcagaaaatgttattatttttttaaggatttttccAGGTTCATATGGTATTATTATctgagatagagagaaaaacacCTCACAACAGATAAAGTCACTTCTTGGCTAAAACCACTCTTGACTACATTCCTTTGAAAATATGTTGGAATATTTTAGAGTTTGATATTGATTAGACATAATGTATattaatgttacatattttccattttgcaGGGGCCACTAGAACCCAAAGACAGAGCTGCCTCTGTGCATGTGGGGACATCTCAGACTCCTGCCTACTATCCCTATGAATATACATTTGGACAATATCCTTATGACAGATATGGGTAAGTTAAAGTTAGTGGTTAGGCAAACGACTGCTTTTATTGCCCTTAAACTACACattattttctaaaatcaaaACCGTAATATCTTAATTTCAGATATGCTCGTCCCATAGGACTGCTGACTCTCTGATGAAAATGTTACTAGTCTGTAGCACGCTCATAGTGACCATATCTTCTTTAATGTCTTTGCATGAATACATATTATATCCTAACAGTAATATCCCTACTGAGACTTAGTACTGGTACAGTGCGGTTATATTGTAGCCTACTTTATGGTATGGGTATGGGTAAAGCATCATTAAAAGGCTTTCAGGATTTCAGAAGTCAATAGTTACTCTTATTCCTCTAAATGACACAGGCCTTTCTTTATAGCAAATGTCTTTTACTTATTTCTGGAGAAACAGTAACATAATAATGAATGTCACTACTTTGTTCAGGTATTCCTCCTCTGATGGAGCTTCACGTCGTAAAAATGCCACCCGAGAGACAACGGGCACCCTGAAGGCCTGGCTGCAGGAGCACCAGAAGAACCCCTACCCAACTAAAGGAGAGAAGATAATGCTTGCTATCATCACCAGGATGACCCTTACACAAGTAAGTTGTTAGCAAAATATTTAAGATTTAAGGGCACTTGGGTTATTATAAGTTTAGTTGTCGGATAAAGGGTATTTGTCTTATTTTCCGTctttctgtttgcttttcttactttctttcttaCCCTTTACACCTTAATATGTTTTTCCTTCAGTCCTTCTTTCTGCTCCctatttcctttctttcttcccttcATTCCTGTATAActtccctccttttccttttcctatgccaatgattttattttcctttttgacTTCCATTCCTTCTCTCCCTCAGGTGTCTACATGGTTTGCAAATGCCCGCAGGAGGCTGAAGAAGGAGAACAAGGTGACGTGGTCACCGCGGGCTTGTAAAAGCTCTGACGACCGAGGCTGTGATGAAGACAGTGATGAGGCAGAGAAGCCACTTAAAACTGACAAAGATCTTCCTGGTAAGTGGGACCGAAATCCATTTGTGCTTGGCTTAAATCAGCTGTTTGTAGAAAGTTTCATTACCCTACACAGACTTAGAGTTATCTGTGTCATTCCTCAGATCAACAGTGTGCAGACCTGCAGAGTGATCTTGAAGACTTCGACCTGCTGGAGTCTGATGCTTCTGACTGTGAACCAAAGCCACAGTTTCTACCAGAGGACAATGAAGCAAacccaaacacaaacatccGACATGGGCATCTCACACACAACCCAGATCCACTACACGGGACAGAGAGATTGACTCCTGACTGCCCCAAACTCACATCGGTCCAAGACCAAAACAGCACCTTCTATCCTAATCCAGATGTCCGAAGCTCAGACGCCAAGCCGAAAATCTGGTCCATCGCTCACACTGCTGTGTCTTTGGACCCCAGCTTGCAGCCAGAATACCCTCCCTGTATGCTGTCATCGACCAGGTCCTCCTCTCCCGGGTATCCATCAAATATGGCACTAACCAAGGCAGACAGGCAACAGGATTCACCGGTCGACACTCTCAGAGAATGGGTGGACGGAGTTTTCCATGGCCCCCCTTTTCAACAGCCCAAACCAGCTGCGTTGTGGAAAGGCTTAAATGAAGCAGTGATAGACAGCAGAACGCCAGGACAATCCTTTGTTAGGTCTACGTCATCTTTGTAGTGCAACCAGGCACCATCAATGGCGTTTTTCAAAGACTGCTGGACTTAAAACATAAAGtctatattttgttgttgtgactTGGTAATTGACTGTTCACTAAGCTCTGCCCTCTCTTGGTTTCTGTTGCTATGGTGGCAGATTTATCACTCTGaatttttagtaattttttaaacaatgaatcCTTCATTTCAGACACGTACATTAAAGCAGGTTTGTCATTTCTAGCCAACAACCGTTGATTTCGCCATCTGTAATGACGACATTGGTAGCAGATTTTATTAGCTTTGGTTAGCtagctaattaacattaatgttaattaatttattaaaaagattGACTCCAGcttactttttaatgtttccagctgagtcattttaaaatgagagtCCTGTAAAAGGGGTATTAACTATGCACTTAATGGCTACATGCATAATATCGTGAtaaaagactgaggctaaagcCTCATGTCCCACGCAGGCAAAAAGTCAGCATCCCCACTAGTTATAAAAGACGTACAGGCTTCTAGGATTAAGACGTATTTGGGAAACGTAATGCTGTCTTGGAACATTGGCTGGGGTTACTGGAGTGCAAATTTCCCCAAACCCAATAAAGGgcaggacagagctgctaacgttagccaaaACTCTGATAGCATGCTGGACCAAGGTTTCCACATGGTGGATGTGCTAGTCTTGAACAGAACTTTTTGTTAACGTAACATTGTAACCCCACAAATTCATATATGCTCCTTAATGATGTGCTCCTTGGCTTTGGAAGCAATGCTCGGTTACTGTTGGGAGAAAGCTAGTTGGTCGGATATTTTAGCGATTGCAGCAAAAGTTGGAGCTGGTAAATGCACTGTTTAATCCATTCCTTAAATGTTTCTCTTGTGTATTGGGTTTTGGAACAGCTTTAACAAAGACACAACCCTCCAAAGTCTTCAAATGCCGGACATCATTTTTTACTACTGTCCCATGTGCACCGTTTCAtcaacatgtggagaaatccaaagctttGAAAGATCTGCTGTGCCTAGTTATGGTTACCAAGCTAGGATTGGACAATTGTTCAGGGTAGGGGTTTAGCAAACAGTCAATTAACAATGTATGATCCTACTTTGGCATTTTGATAAGCTCTAACTCTCATGGGCCCCATTAATGGTCAAATGTCTAAGAACTGCCACCACACACTTCCCTGCAGCAAGGTTGTACGGTTCtcacatgaaaaatatacaatattgtACACTTGCACTATAGCCTGCACACGCACTGAACCACAAAAATAAAAGGTGTATTCCGTAGCATGGCAATTCTCTGAGTGTGCCCTTACATTATCTGTCCATTGTGCTGAAACCACTTGTGGTATCAGTTTAGATGATGTAAATCCAGTTCAGGAATAGTGGAATATACTTCCGCAgtcttgaatgtgtgtgtgagtgtttgtatgcatgtgtgtgtgttttgagggAGTGAAAGGGGGGAAGTGGATGGTATTCAGCCGTGACTAAtggaaacacacagaggagggtGCTGCTAAATTGTTAAATCGATGCCACTTCCACCCCGGCTCCAGATATAGCTGCAATCAGTGATGCGTCCCTTTTCATTAGGCGGCTTTTGACTTTGTCAACCTGGGACTGCAAGAAATTCCACCACTCGCAAAATGCTTCATAAAACTTCTTAAGTAATTTTAACTGAGTATCATTCTGTGCTCATTGGCATATCTTCATCCGCTTCAGTGAATTTGAAATACAACCATTAAGAAGAATAAACCTCATAgaaataaacagagaaataatgcTTGCATCATTAGCCCTAAATGgtttataaaaaatacattttcatcagctTCAATTATTAAAGGAAACTTGACAAATTTGGCACTCACAGCATTAAAACCAACACTTCTTAAAACAAAGcacaacaagaaaaagtgagaagtttttttttcttcaccgtctttctcctcctgttttTCGATTTAGGAACAGTGATAAAGTATTTATcagaacagaggagggatctGCCCGGGCTTTGTATGGAATTAACCATTTCAGATTAAATAATTCAGGATGAATTCAACCGAGAATTTCATTCTCTTTCTGCCTCATGAATAAGTAAGATTTAAGATGATAAATAATGACATCTGACTTCTTATTTTTGTAAAGTTTTCTTTCTTCCACTCGCTGTCAGACAGGATCTCATTGTGGTAGgttgcaaatatattttttatatttttgctcacttttttttccttttctctaaATTTAATGATAGAAATGATACAATtgcttcctttttaaaaaatctcaagTTGAATTTGAcctcaaaagaagaaaatgtagaCTCATAAAGGATATCGAATGGCAGTCAGATAAGAGGTTGACCCAGTGCTGAGTGGGGTTGAGAGATATAAGGTTATACTTGTTCTCACCTCAAGCTGTTTGGGACATGACTTGTCTCTTGAGCCTAAAGCATGGGGGAAATATGCAGAAGTACATATACACACTTTAATTTAGTGTTGAGCATCAACAATCTACTTTGATTCAAAAAAGTGTAATTGGAATCAGGTAATTTCATCAAGGTTTTAATTAAGAAATTTCTTAATTTTCAGCATTCTACAAATaatagcatttatttattttgagaaTCCCTCAATTAGGAAATCAGTGGAATCCCATGGAAATCAGTGAAAAAAGGCAAGTGGGTCAGTGAAAATACTCAGAAAACAGGAAGGGACCtgtgaaatgcaaaaaagtgagagaatttaATATGCTCAATATATGCATGAATACAGGCACTAAATGGCACGAAGAACACAGAAAAACCTTGGATCAGCTGCTACTGAAGAGAATccctaaaacatgaaaatgtgtattGACCAATCTTGTGACAATTTCAGTCTGTCAGAGTTTTCACTTCATCAATAATCAATGAAATGATTTTCTGagaattacattttaaagtgaGAGCAGTATTAATCCGgactttaaacctgcaatagTGAAATTTTTGACCATTTGGCAGAAGCAGAAAGCAGCtgtaaacactgacatatcaccTCTTAAGTTGATGTGTTGCCTACTggcacatccagcagacaccaagcaacattagcagtcatttggagttgtgtttctgccACCTGTAAGGTGTCCAATAtgctctccttttagctctgacagcagctgccttctgcagcaaaaaacaacactatgaaaGCACTGggactgaatcaaaacagtaaagttgtgggctggAAGACCaacaacaatgagctgaaagattttaaaatgctacatagagctgagaggaactgcagagtttgtGGGTCCATCAATACGAGCAACATCTTTCAACCACatgtagtcatgtgatccattgttaatataagcCTTACTTTTGACTAAGAGATACTAtccacttaaaataaaatataaaataacattgaTTTCCAAATAATTGCATATGGAAAAGAGTAAATATAGCTGTTTTAAGTCACACTTGTAGTTACAGTacaaaatgcaatgcaaaataCTGTCAAAACTGAGCATAGACCAAATTTTGGGCTATTTTGAAAAAATTCTAGTTAGATTCTCCCTCCATCATCTCTCTCACTTCCCCCTTTCACACTCTCTAACTTTCTCTGCTGACCTCTCACACTTTTTCTCCCCTTACGACTCCAGCCATCACTTATCTTCTCTTCTCAATCTTTTCCTTCCCTAACCCACATCCCTCTCTCATTCCCTGTCCCCCattagcccccccccccccccccccccccctactcGTGTCACCTCACCTCTGTCTGTTCTAGACACACAAGCAAGCCACTCAACAGCCAGTCTGACACGAAGGCCTGCTCCCTGGGCCATATAATGTGATTAAGCCACAGTGAGTTGCTGTACAGGTTGGGGGAATGTTAGACCCACTGTTTATTTGTCTGGCTCACACCACCAGGAGTTATTTGCCCCTCTGTGACTTATGAGACAATTGACATAGAGGTGATAGGCAAAGGACTTTTTTTCCACTCAGAACATTAATGGTTTGTTTGAATTAGATTTCCATTTATACTTGTTCATATTCTTTTAGTCTGTGCACTGTGACCCTTTTTCTGAGTCACTTCTACTTTTAAAATTTTAGTTGGAATGTCTGCACAGGAAAGTATTGACAACTTCAAATTACTCCTCTCTGCACCTTCCGTCTGACACCTATTTCCTCTCCACACTGTCTGTATCTCTGTCGcatacccaaacacacacacacacacacacactgccactcacacacagactggtATACTTATACACACAGTTCTAAGTCTCTTGCGTCTTGTCACACACACTTTGGTTTTCCGGGGCTATCAAAGTGCTGAGTGCAAACTCTCTCCTCCAAAAACTGTCACATGTCGCCAGAGGTGTCTCGCTCCCTGTGGTAACCCTCTGAACCCTCTGGCACAAGAACAAGTCATTATTTCCATGGTAAAGGTCAGAAGCTCTGTCACCTGACTCTAAAGTGGAGCTGAGTGGAGTCGCCTCGAGACAATGACCAAAGGTCAGTTTTCTGTTTTGCCTCCTCATACAGTAAGTATAGATTTGAGGACGACGGGCTGCTCCCAGATCTGCCTAAAGCCCCCTCTGGTCACAGTGGCTTCCAGACATGGAGGTTCAGATAATTGGCTGCAGGGAACTTCATAATGAGCCTGAGGGTCTGTAATATGACACATCTTCATGGAGAAATATTTTAATGGGGCAATTACAGCAACAAGGACGATGTTTTGTGTAGAGTGAGTGATTGTTGTGGAGGGGCGCTGTGTTAAGGAATTCAATGGCATTTAACTCCATTATCTATCGAGGAGATTTTCAATATGAATACAGTCTCATTTGAGCTTATCTTTGTCTGAATGGTCTGACCTAAGAGTGCAGGTCGCATTATGCTTAAGAGTTATATTTGCAATTATTATCCAATATTATGCAGAAAGGAAGTGGATAACTGGATGTAGCCATGCACTCATCTGGTGATTTGACAGTTCAAGGTTGAACCCATGAATGAGATCATCTGCAAATTGGTTCAGTCCGCCTTCATAATCTGGAGTTACTTGACATATATGATGTTTAAGAATATTCTATTATACTGGCTGATGCATTTAAGAATGGTGAATAATTAAAGGGTGCAGTTGAATCCAGCACAAAACATAGTGCTGTTTAATTCAGCACAATTCATATGCTCGGTTTCATCTGAAGATTTTGCCCCTGGCAATGCCTACAACTCAACCAACCACCACCTCTGAACCACCAACCGCAAGACCAACCAGTCAGCTCTCTGACACTGACCCGGCTTCCCTGCCTCATTTTAACAATGCACCTCTCTCCCCTTCAATCATCCAAAGTGGTCTGACTATAGATGAGGTTAACTACAGCATAAGCCTCACTTCCAGAAGTCACCAGGGCCAATTATATCAGCCTGACTACTCATACCCAAACTGAGCTCTATGGTGTGGAAAATGCAGTTCCACTGGCTGCATCACTGGGGACAGAACAGGCTAGTGCTGTCTGGAGCCTGAGCCAAGCGCAGGCCAATTTGGCATGCAGAGGTCTATGGAGAATAAGCctgatgaaatatatatatgatctTCTTCAAACATGTATTGTTCCGCGCTGCTGTGTCTTATCAGGCTGGCTCCCTCCTGATGTCTTCCAGGCTTGGCAGAGCGAGACTCTGCAGCGCAGATTGTGGGGGGCCGATGCACAAGGAATGCTAAAGGTTCTGTCAGTGCTCCTTACAGTAAACAGCAGAGACGAGCCATATCTTGCCTACTTATTGATGAAAGCAAGTTCAAAGCACTGCTATCACAAGCAATCAGTTATTCATGCAGCAAAGAAATAAATCCTAGTCATGCAGACAACAAAAGAGCAGATGACACAGGTGCACTGTAACATTAATCAGATGGTTTACTGTGGTTCAAACCAATTTGGAGTTTTGCTTCAAACAGACCCTTTAGTGtcatatttaaaacagataGCTTTGGTCTGTTCAATGGGAAATAAAGTCTGAAACTTGGCTTTCATTGCTGTACCAAAAATGTTTCCTTATCTTGGTGCTCTCTGATCAAACACATCTGCAGGACACTACTGACCTCTGCTTGTCATATGGTGGAACTGCATCCAACTACTGCACAGGTAGCAGTTGTGTTAAATGGGACATGAATCTTCACAAATTCCTCACAAAAATAACCctcaaagaaacatttttatatattcaaCTGACTAtggaaaatacacatttcagcTCAGGACAATGTTGTAAGTGTAAATGCTGCAATGTTTATTCCAACAGtcttcaacaaaacaaaagcaccCTCAGACAGATAGATATAATTTATTAACCAATATGGCAATTTATACAGAGAAGCAAAGACAAAGGAATTGTTTCAGTGAT contains these protein-coding regions:
- the irx4b gene encoding iroquois-class homeodomain protein IRX-4b: MAYSQLGYSYSTTPQFLMTSSSLAGCLEPGTTPSHPALRSPGHQLTPGSSIGVYSGPYPKSQGYYNTCTSDATALYSRGPLEPKDRAASVHVGTSQTPAYYPYEYTFGQYPYDRYGYSSSDGASRRKNATRETTGTLKAWLQEHQKNPYPTKGEKIMLAIITRMTLTQVSTWFANARRRLKKENKVTWSPRACKSSDDRGCDEDSDEAEKPLKTDKDLPDQQCADLQSDLEDFDLLESDASDCEPKPQFLPEDNEANPNTNIRHGHLTHNPDPLHGTERLTPDCPKLTSVQDQNSTFYPNPDVRSSDAKPKIWSIAHTAVSLDPSLQPEYPPCMLSSTRSSSPGYPSNMALTKADRQQDSPVDTLREWVDGVFHGPPFQQPKPAALWKGLNEAVIDSRTPGQSFVRSTSSL